From the genome of Hymenobacter sp. PAMC 26628, one region includes:
- a CDS encoding NfeD family protein, with translation MVKRPPAMLTIALLLLFGLLFLAAEVVFIPGTTVVGFVGFALLAWGVWLSYHDLGTPAGHYALAGAGALAGMVLYLGLRPKNLARAALHSVNEGSVRDVRRADVPAGTVGHTLSALRPAGTVLFGEERREAVTRGEFVDAGRAVRVLGIEQNRIVVEGA, from the coding sequence GTGGTTAAACGCCCACCCGCCATGCTCACCATCGCTCTGCTCCTGCTGTTCGGCTTGCTGTTTTTAGCCGCCGAAGTTGTTTTTATTCCTGGCACCACGGTGGTGGGGTTCGTGGGGTTCGCGCTGCTGGCCTGGGGCGTGTGGCTGAGCTACCACGACCTGGGCACGCCCGCCGGGCACTACGCCTTGGCGGGCGCGGGGGCCCTGGCAGGGATGGTGCTCTACCTCGGCTTGCGGCCAAAAAACCTGGCCCGGGCGGCGCTGCATTCGGTGAACGAAGGCTCGGTGCGCGACGTGCGCCGCGCCGATGTACCCGCCGGTACGGTGGGCCACACGCTCTCGGCGTTGCGGCCAGCGGGCACGGTGCTGTTCGGCGAGGAGCGGCGCGAGGCCGTGACGCGCGGCGAGTTCGTGGACGCGGGCCGCGCAGTGCGGGTGCTCGGCATTGAGCAGAACCGCATCGTGGTGGAGGGCGCGTAG
- a CDS encoding SPASM domain-containing protein, giving the protein MHPLLADSLNVLSKTTPRRLWNAAQVVGSYLLSKATGRARHRGLPLALSFEPTTSCNLRCPECPSGLRSFTRPTGMLADDLFKKTIDEVASRLWYLIFYFQGEPYLHPHFLELVQYAARKGIYTATSTNAHYLTDQNARRTVESGLDRLIISLDGTTQEVYQQYRVGGKLEKVLEGTRNIVRWRKELKSSTPRVIFQFLVVGPNEHQIADAKQLAQAMGVDDVWFKTAQIYDYQHGSPLIPTIDYYSRYENNHNGTWSLKNRLLNHCWKMWHSCVITWDGLVVPCCFDKDAEYRLGDLKNQSFTSLWQGQKYQGFRQALLKGRDQVEMCRNCTEGTKVWG; this is encoded by the coding sequence ATGCACCCACTCCTTGCCGACAGCCTTAATGTGTTGTCCAAAACCACCCCGCGCCGCCTCTGGAACGCGGCCCAGGTGGTGGGGTCCTATTTGCTGAGCAAGGCCACCGGCCGCGCCCGCCACCGGGGCCTGCCCTTGGCCCTGAGCTTCGAGCCCACCACCAGCTGCAACCTGCGCTGCCCCGAGTGCCCCAGCGGCCTGCGCTCGTTCACGCGGCCCACGGGCATGCTGGCCGACGACCTGTTCAAGAAAACCATCGACGAGGTAGCCAGCCGGTTGTGGTACCTGATTTTTTACTTCCAGGGCGAGCCCTACCTGCACCCACACTTCCTGGAGCTGGTGCAGTACGCGGCCCGCAAGGGCATCTACACCGCCACCAGCACCAACGCCCACTACCTGACCGACCAAAATGCCCGCCGCACCGTGGAAAGTGGCCTGGACCGGCTCATCATCTCGCTCGACGGCACCACCCAGGAGGTGTACCAGCAATACCGCGTGGGTGGCAAGCTGGAGAAGGTGCTCGAAGGCACCCGCAACATCGTGCGCTGGCGCAAAGAGCTGAAATCGAGCACGCCGCGCGTCATCTTCCAGTTTCTGGTGGTGGGCCCCAACGAGCACCAAATTGCCGATGCCAAACAGCTAGCCCAGGCCATGGGTGTGGACGATGTGTGGTTCAAGACGGCGCAGATTTACGACTACCAGCACGGCTCGCCCCTCATTCCCACCATCGACTACTACTCGCGCTACGAGAACAACCACAACGGCACCTGGAGCCTGAAAAACCGCCTCCTCAACCACTGCTGGAAAATGTGGCACTCCTGCGTCATCACCTGGGACGGCCTCGTGGTGCCCTGCTGCTTCGACAAAGACGCCGAGTATCGCCTCGGCGACCTTAAAAACCAGTCCTTCACCAGCCTCTGGCAGGGCCAGAAGTACCAAGGCTTCCGCCAGGCCCTGCTGAAGGGCCGCGACCAAGTGGAAATGTGCCGCAACTGCACCGAGGGCACCAAAGTTTGGGGTTGA
- the floA gene encoding flotillin-like protein FloA (flotillin-like protein involved in membrane lipid rafts), translating to MNYPFLPLIVAAVALLMLLYFFPVSLWITALFSGVRVSLLQLAFMRVRKVPPSLIVNSLITSTKAGLRLTADELETHYLAGGNVPSVIKALISADKANIPLDFKQATAIDLAGRNVFEAVTTSVNPKVINTPNVAAVAQDGIQLIVIARVTVRANISQLVGGAGEETILARVGEGIVTSIGSSVSHKEVLENPDKISKLVLHKGLDAGTAFEILSIDIADIDIGENIGAKLQTDQASADLRVAEARAEERRAMAVAMEQEYRAKTQEAKAKVVEAEAEIPRAIAEAFRSGNLGIMDYYKMRNVQADTEMRDSIANPGGGGSGSVKSGREEGRQS from the coding sequence ATGAACTACCCCTTTCTGCCCCTCATCGTCGCGGCGGTGGCGCTGCTGATGCTGCTGTATTTTTTTCCGGTCAGTCTCTGGATCACAGCGCTATTTTCGGGCGTGCGGGTGAGCTTGCTGCAACTGGCTTTTATGCGGGTGCGCAAGGTGCCGCCCTCGCTGATTGTCAATTCCTTGATTACCTCTACCAAAGCGGGCCTGCGGCTGACGGCCGACGAACTGGAGACCCACTACCTCGCCGGCGGCAACGTGCCCAGCGTCATCAAGGCCCTAATTTCGGCCGACAAGGCCAACATTCCGCTCGATTTTAAGCAGGCCACGGCCATTGATCTGGCGGGCCGCAACGTATTCGAGGCCGTCACAACGAGTGTGAACCCCAAAGTCATCAATACGCCCAACGTGGCCGCCGTGGCCCAGGACGGCATCCAGCTCATCGTCATTGCCCGCGTCACGGTGCGGGCCAACATCTCGCAGCTCGTGGGCGGGGCCGGCGAGGAAACCATCCTGGCCCGCGTCGGCGAAGGCATTGTGACAAGCATCGGTTCGTCGGTGTCGCACAAGGAAGTGCTGGAGAACCCCGATAAAATTTCCAAGCTGGTGCTGCACAAGGGCTTGGATGCCGGTACGGCCTTCGAAATCCTCAGCATCGACATTGCCGACATCGACATCGGCGAGAACATCGGGGCCAAGCTCCAAACTGACCAGGCCAGCGCCGACCTGCGCGTAGCTGAGGCCCGCGCCGAGGAGCGGCGCGCCATGGCCGTGGCCATGGAGCAAGAGTACCGCGCCAAAACCCAGGAAGCCAAGGCCAAAGTGGTGGAGGCCGAAGCCGAAATCCCCCGCGCCATCGCCGAAGCCTTCCGCAGCGGCAACCTCGGCATCATGGACTACTACAAGATGCGCAACGTGCAGGCCGATACGGAGATGCGTGACTCTATTGCCAACCCCGGCGGCGGGGGAAGCGGCAGCGTCAAATCGGGAAGAGAAGAAGGCCGGCAGTCGTAG
- the proS gene encoding proline--tRNA ligase — protein MSKKLPTRAEDYSLWYNDLVKRAGLAENSAVRGCMVIKPYGYAIWEKMQRQLDDMFKRTGHENAYFPIFIPKSLFEAEEKNAEGFAKECAVVTHYRLQNDPDRPGKLRVDPAAKLEEELIVRPTSEAIIWSTYKNWVQSYRDLPLLINQWANVVRWEMRTRLFLRTAEFLWQEGHTAHATAEEAVAETRQMLDVYAEFAEEHMALPVVKGVKTANERFAGAEDTYCIEALMQDGKALQAGTSHFLGQNFAKAFDVQFATKDGAREYVWGTSWGVSTRLMGALVMAHSDDEGLVLPPKLAPIQVVIVPIYKTGELDALMERIRPIQQGLIARGISVKVDARDTERPGFKFAEWELKGVPVRLAVGARDLDAGTVEVARRDTKQKMTLPLADIVAAVDQLLNDIQANIYQKARTYRDQHLTRVDSYDEFKQVLDEKGGFVLAHYDGTSETEERIKEETKATVRCLALAEPDEDGICMVTGAPSPRRAYFARAY, from the coding sequence ATGAGTAAAAAGTTGCCCACCCGCGCGGAAGATTATTCGCTCTGGTACAATGACTTAGTGAAGCGCGCCGGCTTGGCCGAAAATTCGGCCGTGCGCGGCTGCATGGTCATCAAGCCCTACGGCTACGCCATTTGGGAGAAAATGCAGCGCCAGTTGGACGATATGTTCAAGCGCACCGGCCACGAAAATGCTTATTTTCCCATTTTTATCCCCAAAAGCCTGTTCGAAGCCGAGGAGAAAAACGCCGAAGGCTTCGCCAAGGAGTGCGCCGTGGTGACGCACTACCGCCTGCAAAACGACCCCGACCGCCCCGGCAAATTGCGCGTGGACCCCGCCGCCAAGCTCGAGGAAGAGCTCATCGTGCGCCCCACCTCGGAGGCCATCATCTGGAGTACCTACAAGAACTGGGTGCAGAGCTACCGCGACCTACCGTTGCTCATCAACCAGTGGGCCAACGTGGTGCGCTGGGAGATGCGCACCCGCCTGTTTCTGCGCACCGCCGAGTTTTTGTGGCAGGAAGGGCACACCGCCCACGCCACCGCCGAGGAGGCCGTGGCCGAAACCCGCCAGATGCTCGACGTGTACGCCGAGTTTGCCGAAGAGCACATGGCCCTGCCGGTGGTGAAGGGCGTGAAGACCGCCAACGAGCGGTTCGCCGGCGCCGAGGATACCTACTGCATCGAGGCGCTGATGCAGGACGGCAAGGCGCTGCAAGCCGGCACCAGCCACTTCCTGGGCCAGAACTTCGCCAAGGCCTTCGACGTGCAGTTTGCCACCAAAGACGGCGCCCGCGAGTACGTGTGGGGCACCAGCTGGGGCGTGAGCACCCGCCTGATGGGGGCCCTGGTGATGGCCCACTCCGACGATGAAGGCCTGGTGCTGCCGCCCAAGCTGGCCCCGATCCAGGTGGTCATCGTGCCCATCTACAAAACCGGCGAGCTGGACGCGCTGATGGAGCGCATCCGGCCCATTCAGCAGGGGCTGATTGCCCGCGGCATTTCGGTGAAAGTGGACGCCCGCGACACCGAGCGCCCCGGCTTCAAGTTTGCCGAGTGGGAGCTGAAGGGCGTGCCCGTGCGCCTGGCCGTGGGGGCCCGCGACCTCGACGCCGGCACCGTGGAGGTGGCCCGCCGCGACACCAAGCAGAAAATGACCCTGCCACTGGCCGACATCGTGGCCGCCGTGGACCAGCTGCTGAACGACATCCAAGCCAACATTTACCAGAAGGCCCGCACCTACCGCGACCAGCACCTGACCCGCGTAGACAGCTACGACGAGTTCAAGCAGGTGCTCGACGAGAAGGGCGGCTTCGTGCTGGCCCATTACGACGGCACCTCCGAAACCGAGGAGCGCATCAAGGAAGAGACCAAGGCCACCGTGCGCTGCCTGGCCCTGGCCGAGCCCGATGAAGACGGCATCTGCATGGTGACGGGGGCCCCCAGCCCGCGCCGCGCCTACTTCGCCCGGGCTTACTAG
- a CDS encoding TlpA family protein disulfide reductase codes for MFNIFSSTFYRLLALPLLLSPLLGYAQQAAADATAVSGPGTAVLTGRVNNPDDDSVAVSLRDNPLDARPRIVRAALSGKGEFRLSIPVNGATKADLVYGDDVAALFLDAGTDLDVRFKGDDMASSLKFKANMPPGMSSKVRGNATDEQRHRLQAANANAYLAEVDQQFVENDGFQVLPDNVQLYEAPFLSFLEYRRKHEEEFLEERADKQAFTDEFYKYAKAEISYAYANDRLTFQDLREQVVSTEGRLKMTPTYYDFLKNPALINNADATQSELYHEFLVNYLHYAAAAANHQRTDPDFYTYSFALAGKELTGPIRAIIQGRVLEESFRFGHVKRSAAMLAEYHAADPQSKFYPTLLADFDQHKEFAIGAPAPNFRLPTVAGDSVSLRSYAGKLVYLNFWKSTNGLCLRDLVYAQDLIRRFENKNIVFINIALDENEMAWRQLVKSKNLPGVQARIPGGGFRSPVAKAYAVQEVPAYFLIGEDGTFLNTKPKRLSSRAAIDEINQAFGKASTYTSALEPAK; via the coding sequence ATGTTCAATATTTTTTCTTCAACCTTCTATCGGCTGCTGGCGCTGCCGTTGTTGTTGAGCCCGCTGCTGGGGTACGCCCAGCAAGCGGCTGCGGACGCCACCGCCGTTTCGGGGCCCGGCACCGCCGTGCTAACGGGGCGCGTGAACAACCCGGACGACGACTCGGTGGCGGTGTCGCTGCGCGACAACCCGCTCGATGCCAGGCCCCGCATTGTGCGCGCGGCCCTCAGCGGCAAAGGCGAGTTCCGACTCTCCATTCCCGTGAACGGGGCCACCAAAGCCGATTTGGTGTACGGCGACGACGTAGCCGCCCTGTTCCTCGACGCGGGCACCGACCTGGACGTGCGCTTCAAGGGCGATGACATGGCGAGTTCACTCAAGTTCAAGGCCAACATGCCCCCTGGCATGTCATCGAAAGTGCGCGGCAACGCCACCGACGAGCAGCGCCACCGCCTGCAAGCCGCCAACGCCAACGCTTACTTGGCCGAAGTGGACCAGCAATTTGTGGAAAACGATGGATTCCAAGTGCTGCCCGACAACGTGCAGCTCTACGAAGCCCCGTTTTTGTCGTTCCTGGAGTACCGCCGCAAACACGAAGAAGAGTTTTTGGAGGAGCGTGCTGACAAGCAGGCCTTCACGGATGAGTTTTATAAATATGCCAAGGCGGAGATTAGCTACGCCTATGCCAACGACCGCCTCACCTTCCAGGACCTGCGCGAGCAGGTGGTAAGCACCGAAGGCCGCCTGAAGATGACGCCGACCTACTACGACTTCCTCAAAAACCCGGCCCTCATCAATAACGCCGACGCGACGCAGAGCGAGTTGTACCACGAATTTTTGGTGAACTACCTGCACTACGCGGCGGCAGCGGCCAATCATCAGCGCACCGACCCCGACTTTTACACCTACTCGTTTGCACTGGCGGGCAAGGAACTAACGGGACCCATCCGGGCCATTATTCAGGGACGGGTGCTGGAAGAATCGTTTCGCTTTGGCCACGTAAAGCGCTCGGCGGCCATGCTGGCCGAGTACCACGCCGCCGACCCCCAGAGCAAGTTCTACCCGACGCTGTTGGCCGATTTCGACCAGCACAAAGAATTCGCCATTGGGGCCCCGGCCCCGAATTTTCGGCTGCCCACCGTAGCCGGCGACTCGGTGAGCCTGCGCAGCTACGCGGGCAAGCTGGTGTACCTCAATTTTTGGAAATCGACCAACGGCTTGTGCCTCCGCGACTTGGTGTACGCCCAGGACTTGATTCGCCGTTTCGAGAACAAGAACATTGTGTTCATCAACATTGCGCTTGATGAGAATGAAATGGCTTGGCGGCAGCTGGTGAAGTCCAAAAACCTGCCCGGTGTGCAGGCGCGCATCCCCGGCGGTGGCTTCCGCTCGCCGGTGGCCAAGGCCTACGCGGTGCAGGAAGTGCCAGCGTACTTCCTTATTGGCGAGGACGGTACCTTCCTCAACACCAAGCCCAAGCGCCTGAGCAGCCGCGCCGCCATCGACGAAATTAACCAGGCGTTTGGCAAGGCCAGCACCTACACCAGCGCCCTCGAACCGGCAAAATAG
- a CDS encoding DUF535 family protein yields MNPTILRVPTIFHTTLRVVTEAFERGGLFAFKTGLRAVPIVLDLPAHFKLNRLMNSPSLRALIKHQPRLGYKYLGNYLANNLSRQARLGILYNHYDYLTRQVQSNFFTSLLTGVPLWQDCREEDGVMSIQLTFPSGIDFEGDLALTFAHNGVSLYNISFVVAPGRYVHSPQEQVLFVSRIQGTRNFDLIRQCTKSCHDITPAALLIAALQGVAAALDINILAGISTEERLYDTITFDYNSFWESFQAERTQDNLFFLALPLVKTPIELIKGKRRERTLRKRQYKDEICEAVRVGFESHLLDRQAALN; encoded by the coding sequence ATGAATCCAACTATTCTTCGCGTACCCACGATTTTTCACACTACGCTCCGCGTAGTTACTGAAGCCTTTGAGCGTGGTGGACTGTTCGCCTTTAAAACTGGTTTGCGCGCCGTTCCAATCGTTCTCGATTTACCGGCGCACTTCAAGCTCAACCGGCTTATGAACAGCCCTAGCTTGCGGGCACTCATCAAGCACCAACCCCGACTAGGCTATAAATATTTAGGCAATTACTTGGCTAACAACTTATCACGGCAGGCGCGCTTGGGTATTCTTTACAATCACTACGATTATTTAACCCGGCAGGTACAGAGCAACTTCTTTACGTCGCTACTCACCGGGGTGCCGCTTTGGCAAGATTGCCGAGAAGAGGATGGCGTGATGAGCATTCAACTCACCTTTCCCAGCGGCATTGACTTCGAGGGGGACTTAGCCCTGACTTTTGCGCACAACGGCGTATCGCTCTACAATATCTCTTTCGTAGTAGCACCGGGCCGGTACGTCCACAGCCCGCAAGAGCAGGTGCTGTTCGTGAGCCGCATCCAAGGCACACGCAACTTCGACTTGATCCGGCAGTGCACCAAAAGCTGCCATGATATTACCCCAGCGGCCCTGCTCATTGCCGCCCTGCAAGGCGTTGCGGCCGCTTTAGATATCAATATTTTAGCCGGCATCAGCACCGAGGAACGCCTATACGACACGATTACCTTTGATTATAACTCGTTCTGGGAGTCCTTTCAGGCCGAACGAACGCAAGACAACTTGTTCTTCCTGGCGCTGCCGCTGGTCAAGACGCCCATTGAGCTAATCAAAGGCAAGCGCCGGGAGCGCACCTTGCGCAAGCGCCAATACAAAGACGAAATCTGCGAAGCCGTTCGCGTTGGCTTTGAAAGCCATTTGCTGGACCGGCAGGCAGCGCTGAATTAG
- a CDS encoding DUF4844 domain-containing protein, whose translation MRKPVFCFLLLGPLAGYAQTTTTTATPDLAAAPLIAVASPMPAATVLPTRTDANRKLVKMKDTIQPLVGELAAFKNRPQVARILSESTDDFLQIMGGRPTEEAYLQVLDGSLAALTPLTPGTTDRADVAEYYEDLLDIVGITSSGGRLNAFLTRTKAKAAPAR comes from the coding sequence ATGCGTAAACCTGTATTCTGCTTCTTGTTGTTGGGGCCCCTGGCGGGCTACGCCCAGACCACTACGACCACTGCTACGCCTGACCTCGCAGCCGCACCCCTCATCGCCGTTGCCTCGCCGATGCCAGCGGCTACCGTGCTGCCCACGCGCACCGACGCCAACCGCAAGCTGGTGAAGATGAAGGACACCATCCAGCCGCTCGTGGGCGAGCTGGCGGCCTTCAAAAACCGGCCGCAGGTGGCGCGCATTTTATCCGAATCGACCGACGATTTCCTGCAGATCATGGGCGGCCGGCCCACCGAGGAAGCCTATCTTCAGGTGCTAGACGGCAGCCTGGCCGCGCTAACGCCCCTTACCCCCGGCACCACTGACCGGGCCGATGTGGCCGAGTACTACGAAGACCTGCTGGATATTGTGGGCATCACCTCGTCGGGCGGACGGCTCAATGCTTTCCTGACCCGCACCAAAGCCAAGGCTGCCCCGGCCCGCTAG
- a CDS encoding c-type heme family protein yields MATFVSLASGRCALRGALWLGLLAAAACRPDQIEHLKDHKRIGIEAENWVVKRIMPADLMHATRWAGDSLTATADTLLRRTLARALAAGGVAGALPLCRPETYPFVDSLARVLHANARRVSTRPRDPTHRAILLAAETQTDTTRTLHRESPEVFFYQRPIVLNNSLCLRCHGTVGRDIAPADYALIRQQYPQDQATGYRLGQQMGAWQLSLERGGVAEFWTMKTRKKWKEHKMPKLF; encoded by the coding sequence ATGGCTACTTTCGTTTCGCTTGCTTCTGGCCGCTGCGCGCTGCGCGGGGCCCTGTGGCTGGGGCTGCTGGCCGCCGCCGCCTGCCGCCCCGACCAGATCGAACACCTCAAAGACCACAAGCGCATCGGCATCGAAGCCGAAAACTGGGTGGTGAAGCGCATCATGCCCGCCGACCTAATGCACGCCACCCGCTGGGCCGGCGACTCGCTCACGGCCACCGCCGACACGCTGCTGCGCCGCACCCTGGCCCGCGCGCTGGCTGCCGGCGGCGTGGCCGGGGCCCTGCCCCTGTGCCGCCCCGAAACATACCCTTTTGTGGATTCGCTGGCCCGGGTGCTGCACGCCAACGCCCGTCGCGTAAGCACCCGCCCCCGCGACCCCACCCACCGCGCCATCCTGCTGGCCGCCGAAACCCAGACCGACACCACCCGCACCCTACACCGCGAATCGCCGGAAGTATTCTTCTACCAGCGCCCCATCGTGCTGAACAACAGCTTGTGTCTGCGCTGCCACGGCACTGTGGGCCGCGACATCGCCCCGGCCGACTACGCCCTCATCCGGCAACAATACCCCCAAGACCAGGCCACCGGCTACCGCCTCGGCCAGCAAATGGGAGCCTGGCAGCTCAGCCTGGAGCGCGGCGGCGTGGCCGAGTTCTGGACGATGAAAACCCGCAAAAAGTGGAAGGAGCACAAGATGCCCAAGCTGTTTTGA
- a CDS encoding protoporphyrinogen/coproporphyrinogen oxidase: protein MTADSSAPIVIVGAGMAGLACATWLHRAGRAVRVLDAADAVGGRVRTDATPDGFRLDRGFQVLLTDYPEARRMFDYKALDLRAFRSGAVIRLPNGTETTLQNPLQRPLAAFSALASPIGSLADKLRILSLVRHVQQHTPEELLARPATDTLSFLRRYGWSETMIDNFFRPFFGGVFLDRGLSTASNFFEFVFQQFVRGQAAVPALGMQQLPEQLAARLPTGTLQLNTAVEALDGPSVRLASGETLAAAAVVLAVDGPALARLLPAAGAPDAGSRPTTNTYFVAEGHSPGRGDGLLRLNAAPGALAHNVSFPADVAPAYAPAGRALVSVSTHGDTGLSEAALTVRLHEELIAWFGPNARQWRHLRSYRIAHALPVYPAGQPVQQPLKLAEGLYRCGDWTAYPSLNAALATGRQVAEAIIAG, encoded by the coding sequence ATGACTGCTGACTCTTCTGCTCCCATTGTTATCGTCGGGGCTGGCATGGCCGGCCTGGCTTGTGCTACCTGGCTGCACCGTGCCGGCCGCGCCGTGCGCGTGCTCGATGCGGCCGATGCCGTGGGCGGCCGTGTGCGCACTGACGCCACGCCCGACGGCTTTCGCCTCGACCGCGGCTTCCAAGTGCTGCTGACGGATTACCCCGAGGCCAGGCGCATGTTCGACTATAAGGCATTGGACTTGCGAGCCTTCCGCTCGGGAGCCGTCATCCGGCTGCCCAATGGCACCGAAACGACCTTACAGAACCCGTTGCAACGCCCGCTGGCGGCGTTTTCGGCGCTTGCCTCGCCCATCGGCAGTCTGGCCGATAAGCTGCGCATCCTCAGCCTGGTGCGCCACGTGCAACAGCACACGCCCGAGGAGCTGCTGGCCCGCCCAGCCACCGACACGCTGAGCTTCCTGCGGCGCTACGGCTGGAGCGAAACAATGATCGACAACTTCTTTCGGCCCTTTTTCGGCGGTGTATTCCTCGACCGGGGCCTAAGCACGGCCAGTAACTTCTTCGAGTTTGTATTTCAGCAATTTGTGCGGGGGCAAGCCGCAGTGCCAGCCTTGGGCATGCAGCAGCTACCCGAGCAGCTGGCCGCCCGCCTGCCAACGGGCACCCTCCAACTGAACACTGCCGTAGAGGCATTGGATGGGCCTTCCGTGCGCCTGGCTTCGGGCGAAACGCTGGCCGCCGCGGCCGTGGTGCTGGCCGTAGACGGCCCCGCCCTGGCGCGCCTGCTGCCCGCCGCCGGGGCCCCCGACGCTGGCAGCCGCCCCACTACTAATACATATTTTGTGGCCGAAGGCCACTCGCCCGGCCGCGGCGACGGTTTGCTACGCCTCAACGCGGCACCGGGGGCCCTGGCCCACAACGTGAGCTTCCCCGCCGACGTGGCGCCGGCCTATGCCCCGGCCGGCCGGGCCCTGGTATCGGTAAGTACCCACGGCGATACCGGTCTTTCGGAAGCGGCGTTGACCGTACGCCTGCACGAAGAGTTGATTGCTTGGTTTGGGCCCAACGCCCGGCAGTGGCGGCACCTGCGCTCCTACCGCATCGCGCACGCCCTGCCGGTGTACCCTGCCGGCCAGCCGGTGCAGCAGCCCCTTAAGCTGGCCGAGGGCCTCTACCGCTGCGGCGACTGGACTGCCTACCCGTCGCTGAACGCGGCGCTGGCCACTGGCCGTCAGGTGGCTGAGGCCATTATTGCCGGGTAA
- a CDS encoding OmpP1/FadL family transporter, producing MKKRILWLCLALAVGQAGHAYAQAPDDALRYSRLQFGGPARTQGIAGANVALGADFGNLTSNPAGLGFYQKSEAHVGVGVGIGSSNSSLNGSNKVNDNANSVNVPSIGLVLATRRPDNDQSYWRGGAFALGFTRLADFNVASNYSGSVTDNHSFFQYLREGDVSQLSNVDAQYRNNQYTNIDGLAYGGYLTDLLVKRRNQNNPNAPADSIGTRNRVGDIAQGERIVSSGSMSQFDLGYGGNYRDKLYIGLGVGIVSSNYRQSRDFSEAENTASTPFVNLLLHDELHTTGTGINGRLGLIYRVANAVRLGASVQTPTFMRMTDTYSTSLNTNFTPQGQTGATIISNVYNSTVPGTYDYTITTPFRANGGVAVVIGKYGFLTGDVEYVGYGQARINNDPNGANGDNSSFAAQNQRIQDLYRNTLNFRVGAEGRFDIFRARLGFATYGDPYKTTSAGNSSAQNFYTVGLGIRQKSLFVDLAGVYTTVNRYYSPYTLNSGQEPVAAVSNSRFTTSVTAGLAF from the coding sequence ATGAAAAAACGGATTTTATGGCTTTGCCTAGCCCTCGCAGTGGGGCAGGCCGGCCACGCCTATGCCCAGGCCCCCGACGATGCGCTGCGCTACTCGCGTCTTCAGTTTGGGGGGCCCGCCCGCACCCAGGGCATTGCGGGTGCCAACGTGGCCCTGGGGGCCGATTTTGGCAACCTCACCAGTAACCCCGCGGGCCTGGGGTTTTATCAGAAATCAGAAGCGCACGTGGGCGTAGGCGTGGGCATCGGAAGCAGCAATAGCTCGCTCAACGGCAGCAACAAGGTGAACGATAACGCTAACAGCGTGAATGTGCCCAGCATTGGGCTGGTGCTGGCTACCCGCCGCCCCGATAACGACCAGAGCTACTGGCGCGGCGGTGCGTTTGCGTTGGGCTTTACGCGGCTGGCTGATTTCAACGTGGCCTCGAATTATTCGGGGAGCGTAACCGATAACCATTCGTTCTTCCAGTACCTGCGCGAAGGGGACGTAAGCCAGTTAAGCAATGTAGATGCTCAATACAGAAACAATCAGTATACCAACATCGACGGGCTGGCGTACGGGGGGTACCTCACTGACTTGCTAGTAAAGCGGCGCAACCAGAATAATCCCAATGCGCCGGCCGATTCCATCGGCACGCGCAACCGGGTGGGCGACATTGCGCAGGGGGAACGGATTGTGTCGTCGGGCTCGATGTCGCAATTTGATCTAGGATACGGCGGCAACTACCGCGACAAGCTATACATCGGCTTGGGTGTGGGCATTGTGAGCAGCAACTACCGGCAGTCACGCGACTTTTCGGAAGCGGAGAATACCGCGTCTACGCCATTTGTTAATCTGCTGCTGCACGACGAGTTGCACACCACTGGTACCGGCATTAACGGCCGGCTGGGCCTAATTTACCGGGTGGCCAACGCCGTGCGCCTGGGGGCCTCGGTGCAGACGCCCACCTTCATGCGCATGACTGACACGTACAGCACGTCGCTGAATACCAACTTTACGCCTCAGGGCCAGACGGGCGCTACCATTATCAGCAACGTGTACAACAGCACCGTGCCGGGGACCTACGACTACACCATCACCACGCCGTTCCGGGCCAACGGAGGCGTAGCTGTTGTCATCGGCAAGTACGGTTTCCTAACCGGCGACGTGGAGTACGTGGGCTACGGCCAAGCGCGCATCAACAACGACCCGAATGGTGCCAACGGCGACAACAGCTCGTTTGCCGCGCAAAACCAGCGCATTCAGGACTTGTACCGCAACACCCTCAACTTCCGGGTGGGGGCTGAGGGCCGATTCGACATCTTCCGGGCGCGCTTGGGCTTCGCCACCTACGGCGACCCCTATAAAACCACCAGTGCTGGCAACAGCAGCGCCCAGAATTTCTACACCGTGGGGCTGGGCATACGGCAGAAGAGCCTGTTTGTGGACTTGGCTGGGGTGTATACCACTGTCAACCGTTACTACTCGCCCTATACCCTCAACAGCGGCCAGGAGCCGGTGGCGGCGGTTAGCAACAGCCGTTTCACGACCAGCGTCACGGCAGGCTTGGCCTTCTAG